The Mariluticola halotolerans nucleotide sequence CGGCTCCTTGGCCGGGTCATGGCGGCGACGGCCTGTTCGTAATCCGCAAAAATGCCGGCACCAACGCCCGCGCCAATCGCGGCGCCAAGCGCGCCGGTTTCCTGCGCGTCGGCAACGGTGATCGGCATATCCAGACCATCAGCAAAAATCTGGGGCCAATAAGGGCTGCGCGCACCGCCGCCCGACATGATGGCGCGTTCGACGGACACACCTGCACCGGCGAGAACCTCTATATGGCGGCGATGTTCGAACATGACGCCCTCAAACAGCGCCCGCAACAAATGCCCCTCCCCGTGCCAGCCGGCAATGCCATAGAAGCCCGCGCGGTAACCGGCACCCAGACGGGAGCCATAAAGATAAGGATGAAACATTGGATCATCGTGGCGCGGCTCGACCATGCCGACATGATCGTTGCAATAGCCGAACGGATCGTCGTGATGGGCCCCACGCTCAACCAGTTCGCGCACATACCATTCAAGATTGGAGGCGGAGGTGGCGCTGGATTCGATATTCATGAACCGCCCCGGCCCGAACCCTGCGACCATGAAGATGCCGCCATCAACGATGGGTGCGCGCGATATCACCTGATTGATCGACCATGTTCCCGCGATTATGGAGGCATCGCCTTCAGCCACCACACCAGAACCCAGCGCGCTGGCGATTACATCGAAGAAGCCGCCGACGACCGGCGTGCCTTCAGCCAGGCCAGTCTGTGCAGCTGCGCTGGCGTTCACGGTCCCCGCAATCCCGGACGGGTCGATCAAACGCGGCAGCATCGTCCGCGCGTCACCCAGTCCATAAAGTGCAAGCAGATCGTCGTCATAGGTGCACTCGGGCATGCGCAGCAAGCCACAACCCGACATGTCGGAAACGTCGCTGACACGTTCGCCTGTCAATTGGTAGGTTATGAAATCCTTGCACAGCAAGACGGTGCCGACCCGCGCATAGAGTTCGGGCCTGTTCTGTTTGATCCATGCCAGAAGGACCGGCGTTTGCGAGGGCCATGGCCGCTGGAGGCATAGCGCGTGAAGCGCTGTGCCCTGGGACTGATCGATGTTGTCTGCGAGGTCTGCGGCGCGGGCATCGAGTGACTGAATACCAATCAGCGGCGCATCGTCCTGATCCAGCAGATATAATCCGTTGCCGTGGCCCGCACATCCAATGGCGGCGATCTGCCCGGGGGCAATGCCGGCCTGCGCAATACAGGTCTGGATAGCGACACGGGCATTGGCCCATAGTTCGTCCAGATTGCGCTCTACGTGGCCGGGTTGCGGGGTGGAGGATTGACCATCCAGCGCGTGCATGGCGACCTGATGCCCCTCGAGATCGAAGAGCACCGCCTTGATGACGGTGTTGCCGGCATCAAGGCCCAGCAGATAGGTTTTGCTGTCAGCCACGGTTGTAAACGTCCCATGCCTGTTCGCCTGATGCCCCATCATGAATGATGGCCATCAGGGCTGAAACGACCGCGCTGGGGTTGTCGTGCTGATAGATATTGCGGCCATAGACCATTCCTTGTGCACCCTGTGCCATCAGTGCTGCCGATTTTGCCAGCACGGCCTTGAGATCCTCTTTGCCGCCACCGCGCACCAGAACCGGCACGCGCGCAGCCTCGATCACCCGATGAAAGTCGTCTGGGTTATCCGTGGGATCGGCCTTGATGATATCCGCTCCCATTTCGCTTGCAAGCCGCACAAGGGTGACGATCTTTTCGGCGTCTCCATCGACCTGGTAACCCCCGCGCACGTCATTGGGCAGCATGACCAGCGGTTCAATCATCAAAGGCATGCCGTATTGGTGACACGCAGCGCGCACACGGCTGATATTTTCAACGCATTGCCGGAAGAGCTCCGGCTCGTCAGGCAACATGAACAGGTTGACCACGACACAGGCTGCGTCCATCTCAAGCGCGCCAATGATCGGCTCGTCAGCATTTTGCAACATCGACCACATCACCCTGTGGCGCTGGTCGTTATACGGGTTGCCCATATCGATGCGCATCACCAATGCAGGTTTGTCCTTTTCGGGCCGCGACTGTAGCAGGTCGGCCTGACCGTAAGCGCACTGAATGGCGTCGGGCTTTGCCTTGATGAGGGTATCCATCACGCCTGCCATGTCTTCCAGACCAACGAGGAAACCCGGCTCATTGCAGACACCATGGTCAATCGCGACATCAAGACATCCGCCATTGGTGAACATCCGGTTCATTCGGGCCTTGGTGCTTATACGCATGCTTTATTCCTTTCGCGGCTACGCTCTTCAAGCATCTCGCGTGAGACGCCGTAAAATTCTTCCAGTTCGGTGACCATGGCTTCCGTTTCGCGCGCCCGGCGCGCTTCATCCCAACCCAGTTCGTCTGCGGCAATAGCGGCAATCCGGTCGATGATGCCGGACGATACCTGTCCGGTAATGGCGAGCGGGGTCCGGCGCAAAATCAGGTCGCCGAGCCCGCGGGCGAATTCATGACGGATGAGAAAGGCGATTTCGGCAGCGGTTATGACCGTTGCGGAATCGAGTGGCATATCGTCCGTGTGCGTTTTGCAAAACGACAGAACCTCGCTGGCGCGCGTGCCATAGACATCAAGCAGATGCGTTGCGCGATCCTTTGTGACCCCATGGGTTTGCACCAGGTCCGCCATAAGGTTGAGGTGTTCTTTTGCAAATTCGGCGCCACCGCCTATTGCCATATCAGCGGTTTCGGCGCGGCGCGTCTTGCCCAGTTCGGCCAGAACGGCATCGGCGGCCTGCTCCGCAAAGGCGCGAAAGGTGGTCCACTTGCCGCCCACCATGCAGAACTGGGTGGGATGCCCTTCGATGCGATGCACAAGATGGCCACGCGAAATGCGCCCGGTAAAGTCATGATCGCTTTTGGGCAAGGGCCTTATGCCGCTATAGCTGAAAACGACATCATCATCGGCAATGGAAATGCCGGGGAAGACCAGACGTATGGCGTTGAGAATGTAGTCCTGCTCTTCAGGCTCGCACTTTACGCGACGCGGCGCATCGACCCGAATATCGGTAGAGCCCGCCAGCACCTTGCCCAGATAGGGAAACAGAATACAGACGCGACCGTCGGCATTATCAAACAGCATCATATGGCCATCGAGAGCCTCGTGAAGCTCGTCATTTTCGAGAATGACATGTGACCCCTTGGTGCCCGAAACCATGTCTGTGGGTATCTCGGCACTGTCAGCCAATAATTTCGTGACATCATCCAGCCAGGCCCCGGACGCGTTGACGACCGCCCGTGCGCTTACCTTGCACGTGCTGCCGGTTTCACGATCGGTGATTGTGAAACCATCCTTGCTGGTTGCGAGCTCGGCATAGTTGACCGCCAGGCTTTGTGGCGAAAGGCGCATGGTATCGAGCAGCACTTCAACACCAAGCCGCTCCGGATAGCTCACCCATGCGTCATGATAAATTGCCGAGAATTTCACACTCGGTGTGATTTTTGGCCAGCGCCTGAACGTCGCGCGCCCGCCATGGAAGGACGCGCGCGGCAAGCGCCGGCGTTTCCGGGTCATCCAGTCATAGAGCCGCAGCCCAATGGCGACCGGCAACACCCCTCGGTTCGCCGGTTTTGTGCTGAGGCCGAAAAATCCTGCCGCGCCGTTGAGCAATCCGGAGAAGACCGAAGTGATGGGAATCATGGTGGGCAGCGGGCGCACCATGTGCGGCGCATTCTGGAGCAATAGATCGCGTTCGCGCAACGATTCGCGCACCAGATCGAACTCTCCGTTTTCCAGATAACGCAATCCGCCATGGATCATGCGTGACGGGGCCGCACTGCATCCAGAGCAGAAATCGTTGCGCTCGATCAAAAGCACACGCAGACCCTGAAGCGCCAGTTCGCGAAAAACGCCAATACCATTGATGCCACCGCCGACAACAATGACGTCGAACACACCGTCCGTGCGGAGCAAATCAAAGTTGTCGTTTCGTTTTTCTGGCATCACTACTCCGTTCACCGCCAAGAAGACGGATCCACAACAGGTCTGGTTCTCAGGTCTCGTTCAGCTGTCGAGGTCGATCAAATATGTCTTGGTTGCTGCACCAATCGCATCGATTTCGCCGGATGACAGGCGGAGGCGTCCGGCCTTGGCGTTTTCACGCGCCTGATCGGGATTGCGGGCACCGCAAAGCGCAAATGTGATCCCGGGTTGCTGCAGGGTCCAGGCAATGACGATTTGTGCTTTTGTGGCCTGATGTTCGGCGGCAATCGGCGCGACGACTGCATCCATCAACCGTGCCACCTTCTCGCGGTTGGCCAGTGAGAAACGTGGATTGTCTTTCCGCTGATCATCACCGGTAAATTCGCGCTCAGGCCCCATTTTGCCGGAGAGCAAGCCAAGGGCGAGCGACGAATAACTCAATGTCGAGATGTCATGCGCGGCACAGATTGGCAGAAGCGATGTCTCGATATCGCGTTTGACCATGCTGTATTCTTCCTGAATCGCATCGAGCGATCCGTGGGCGGCATAGGCCTTTAATTCATCGACCGACAAATTGCTGGCGCCGATCGCCCGGATCTTGCCTTGTTGCTTCAAATCCAGAAGCGCTTCCATGGTTTCGGAAACAGGCGTGGTGGGATCCTGCCAATGGGTGATGTAGAGATCGATATAATCGGTGCCGAGACGCGACAGGCTTTGCTCGACTTCATAAATGATCGAATCCTTGCCCAGATGCCGGTGCACCGGGTGCCCGTCATAATCGAAAAAATGATTGCCCTTTTGGGCATGCCAGATCAGGCCGCATTTGGTGGCCAGCACAACCTGATCCCGACGGTCTTTGATAGCCTTTCCCACAATGGTCTCGGAAAGGCCCTGACCATAGGCGGGCGCGGTATCGATCAGGGACACGCCCTCGTCAATCGATGTCTGAATGGCGGCAATCGACTGGCTCTCGTCGGTGCCACCCCACATCCAGCCCCCGATGGCCCAGGTCCCCAGACCAACGACAGATGCTTCAATTCCGGATTTACCGATTGGACGTTTTATCATTTCAGGCGACATTCTTTATCTTTCGCATGGATTCAAGAACCGCAGATGCGGTCTCCTCATCAACGATCAGGGAGTTGATCAGATGGCCGTTAAGCGCGGCGCGGATGGGCTGGACTTTTTCCCCACCAGCGGCAACACCGATTGTCAGCGGGCATGTCGCCAGATCCGTGGGGTTCAATGCGACCAGGCGTGAATTCAGCGCATAGTCGGCAACCGTGCCGTCTTCCCGGATAAGGTGCGCCAGAAACTCTGCCGTGACATTGTCCTTGAGCAGCAACTCCCGGTCGGGGTTGGGCAAGGGGTGCAGATCGTAATAGCTGGAGCCCGGTGTCTTGATTGACCCGATGCCCACCAGCGCCACCGAAGCGTTACGGGCCAGATCAAAGACTTCCTTTGTGGAGTTCATTTCCATGAGCATATCGCGCTGCTCGCGGTTCTCGGCGAACAAGGGCGCATGAATAAGCATGGCCGAGCCTCCCAGCTTTTCGGCAAGCTGGGTCGTTAGATGATTGACGTCGGTATAGTATTTGCCCTGCACACCGCCTGTGAGGGGCACAACAGTGACATTGAATTTGCGTTCGGGGTTCAGGTTCCGCACGACCGCACTCACGGCCTTGCCGCCGGTGATGGCAATCACATCGCCATCGCGAATGGTTTCGAGCAGGTGGTTTGCGGCGGCAAGTCCGACCTGTTGAAGATTGGTATCCGGATTGCCCGGCACCACAGGCGTGACCACTGTATTGCGAAGGCCGGTGATTTCGGACAGGCCCTTTTCGAGGTCAACGAGGCGCTGGAAAGGGCTTTCAACCGCAATCCGGACCATCCCCAGCTTGCGTCCCTGGGTGATGAGACGGTTGACTTTGGAGGTCGACAGGTTGAGCCGCTGGGCGATGTCCGACTGTTTCATCTCCTCAATGAAGTGGAGCGTGAGCACAGTATGGATTTGCCGGATTGCTTCAAAATCGTCTTTGTTCTCAGCCATGCGATTTTCCCAGTGTTGTATAAACGGGCATGCTCATCCCTGGCGCTTGTGCAAGTAATGGTCGATCGAAACTGCCGCGAGCAGGATCGAGCCACGGATGATGTCCTGCCAGTAGACCGAGACGTCGAGCAAAGCCAGTGAGCTGGACACGACAGATAACAAGATCACGCCGAGAATGGCCCCGAAGATCGTGCCAGTGCCGCCCGAGAGGCTGGCCCCGCCGATAACCGCGGCGGCGATCACGTTCAATTCCATGCCTATGCCGAAGGTGGGCTGGGCCGAACCGAAACGCGCCATATAGATAATGCCCGCAACGCCGCAGAGAGCTGAACAAAGGGTGGTTGTCATAAAGACAACCCGTTTGGTTCTGATGCCGGAATAGGCGGCGGCTTTCTCATTGCTGCCGGTATAAAAGACCTTGCGGAAGATGGTGGTGCGGCGGAGCATGAAATCGAACAATACGACCACCACGACAAAGATGATGATCACGACCGGGACGACGCCAATTGCGCCCTGACCGATGAACTTGAACTCAGGTGGCAGCGTATAAAGACCGAGCGGCCGCCCCCCTGTGCCCAGAAGGCAGGCCCCACGGGCGATAACCATTACCGCCAGTGACACGATGAAATGGTGAAGCCCCACACGGGTTACGAAAAAGCCCATGGTTGCGCCAATGCCGGCGCAGGCAGCGATGGCGATGGCCGACGCGACCCAGGGGTCGACACCATTCAAAAAGAGCAGCCCGGCAATGACCATTGCCAGCGCTGTGACGGAGCCGACCGAGAGATCAATCCCCCCGGATATCAGCAGGATCGTCATACCGATAACGACGATGCCTTCGACCGCGAATGCCATGACCATGGCCCGCATATTGATCCAGGTCAGAAAGTATGGTGAGGCGAACGACATGGCGACGAACAAAGCCAGGATGATCAGGATCAATCCCGTTTCGCGCATCCGTAATAGCTTCCCCACGGCCCCTCTGACGCCATCCGGCGGACTGTTCTGGTCCGCAATTGTATTTGTTATGGCTATCGACTTATCCGCCATCAGACCGCCTCCCGCGATTGCTCCGAAATCGAAGCGAGATACATGATATTTTCTTCCGTCATCTCACTGCCGGTGACCTCTCCGCTCAGTTCCCCCTCGCGGATGACAATGACCCGGTCGCATACGCCGATCAGCTCGGGCAGTTCGGACGAGATCATGACCACGCCCACACCCGCCTTTGCCAAATCGCGCAATATGCGGTGAATTTCCGTTTTGGCGCCCACATCAACGCCGCGCGTCGGCTCGTCAAGGAAGATGATATGGGGGCTAACTGACAGCAGTTTTGCCAGCGCAACCTTTTGCTGATTGCCGCCCGACAAGGCAGAAACGGGTTGGCCTACATGGCCGCATTTCAGGTTGAGTTCCTGGCCCAGCTTTTGCGCCAGACCGGTTTCCTTGCGTTCATCAATAATACCGGCACGCGAGGCCACCTGCGCAAGTGACAGGGCCGAAATATTCGCGGCAATCGACATATCAAGGAAAATGCCGTCGCCCTTCCGGTCTTCTGACAGATAGACAATGCCCTCGGCGACGCTGTCCTGATAATGTTTCAGATCCAGCTTGCGGCCCTTGAGGCTGATGTCACCGGTCACACTCCCCTCGAGCTTGCAAACGCCTTTGACAATTTCACTTCGGCCAGCGCCGATCAGCCCTGCCAGCCCCAGAATTTCGCCCCGGCGCAGGTCAAAGGAAATATCCTTGAACCGCTTGCGCTCTGTCAGTCCACGCACGGAAAAAATAACGTCGTCGGACCTCTCCTCGAGCGGCTGCTTGTCCGGGTAGAGACTGTCGATTGCACGCCCGACCATCGATTTGACGATTTCGCCCGAATTTGTCTCGGCGACATTTTTGGTGGTGATGTACTGGCCATCACGGAAAACAGATACGCGGTCGCAATTTTCAAATATCTCGACCATGCGGTGAGAAATGTAGATGATCGATATGCCCTGTCCGGCTAGATCGCGCATGATCCCGAAAAGGATTTGCGCTTCCCGCTCGGTCAGTGCGGCGGTCGGCTCGTCCAGAATGAGCACGCGACAATCAAGGGTCAGCGCCTTGGCGATTTCAACCAGCTGCTGCTTGGAAATGGGCAAGGTGCTGACCAGCGCCGCGGGATCTATATCGCCCAGTTTTTGTAATATGCCGGCCGCCTTGCGCATAAGAGACGGATAATCCATCAGCATGGCGCGGCTTGAATTGGTGGTGGCCATGAAGATGTTCTCAGCCACGGTGATATCGGGGCAGAGCGCAATTTCCTGATGCACAAACCCGATGCCCAGCTTTTGCGCTTCTGCCGGTGAGGCGATCCGGACGGACTTGCCGTCGAAACAAATCTCTCCCGAATCCGGTTGCAAAATGCCGTCGATCACATTCATCAGTGTCGACTTGCCCGCGCCGTTTTCGCCGGCAATGGCGTGGATTTCGCCTTTGCGCAATTCGAAGTTCACCCCGCGCAATGCGTGGATCGGACCGAAGGACTTGCTGAGGTTCGATATTTTGAGAATCAAATCCTCTGTCATCGTCTTGCACCTTGTTTGCGCTGTGGCGGGGGTTTCAGTTTGTGCCGTCCGCGCTCTTTATGAAAAGCGCGGACGGCGGTGGCGGTATGCTGCGATTATTGGGGATCGCGGCCTTCCATATATTTGTTCAGGTCGAAGGAATCGGCGTTCTCTTTGGTGATGACGGCGAAGCCATTGTCGACAAAGGGAAGCTGCATGGGATTGTAGCCCGAGACCTTGTAGTCGTTGAACGGATCGAACATGTCTGAATGCGCTGCCATGAACGTTGCCATGAAGCCCATAAAGCCCTGGATGCCCTGATTGGGGTTGAGTGCCATGTGAATATTGCCGGCCTTGATGTGCTCAAGAGTGGCCGGGGTCACGTCGGCATGCATGATCAACACATCGGCTTTTGCCTCGAGAACGGCGGCGACAGCACCTTCAGCCGATCCTGCTTCCGGAATCCAGAGCGCGCCCAGATTGGGGTTGGCCTGAAGGATGGACGCCGTGGCACGATAGGCCGCATTGCTGTCCTGATTGGTGGCCTGACGCCCTACCAGCTTCATGTTCGGGAAGTGCTCTTCAATATAAGAGATCAGGGCGGTGACACGCAGATCGTGATTGCTTTGACCGGGGTTTTCCAGAACCGCGTACTCGGCGCTGTCGCCAAGCTGCTTGACGATCTCTTCTGCAGCGAATTTGGCCTCGGCAAGATTGTCGGAGGTGATGTAAGCGGTGCGGTTGGACTTGGGAGAGTCGGCGGCGAAGGTGGAAATCTGCACGCCGCTTTCGATTGCCCGGTTAATCGGCTCAATAAAAGGATCGGCCTGCATTGGGTGCAACAGGATGCCGGCTGGCGCCTTTACCAGATCCTGCTCAAAGGACGCGATCTGCTTGGCAATGTCATAATCAGGCGTGCCCGAGAAAACGGTTTCACAACCCATTGCTTCGGCGGCTTGCTTGAACCCCTGATAAACGGGCACCCAATATGGATGCGACGACACCATGACATTCATGATGTAAGTCTCGCCGGGCTCACACTTGAAACCTTCTGCCAATGCCGCAGTCGGCTGTGCAAACGCTGCGAGCAAAGCCGTTACGGCCAATGCACGCGTCACACGAACATTCTTCATTTTTCTCTCCTCCACGATGAGTCTCCCTCTCAGGGTCAGCTTTGTCAGCTTTAAAAGTATTTTGCAATATTTTTCACTATGCGATTTTTATCGCAACGAGCGGAGATAACCAAAAACGAAATGCCCTGTCAACAGTTTCAGGATTTATATCTTATAGTGAAATTTATTTCACTATTGCAGTAGAACCCCTGCTCTCAACGGCGAATGGCGGGCGTTCTCGGGACAGCGGCCAGAGCGATGCCGAAGCCGGAATTTCCTGGTCCTTTTTGCTGTGCCCGGGGTGGACACCAACACTTTTGAGACGAGGCAAGCGTATCGATGATGGCTTCCGGCGTTGCAGAAACGTTGAATGCCGGAGCGGTGGCGGGTGTTGCCATTGCGTCGTGCGTCAAAACCTGATGCAAAGGCTTTAGACAAAGAGGAGTGCCCATGGCCGCGTCAGCTGCAGATCGTTTGATCGATCTTTATCGGAACAATGCCGCCGCGAGGGGCCGGCTGCGCTGTGGCAGCCTGATCGAACAGCGCTGGCTGGACGGCTTTCGGGATACCACTATCTGGCGGGTCTGGAAGGCGACAGTGGACGCGCGGGCATGACCGGCTTTTCTGCAAAAGAGGTCGCAGTTATCGGTGGTGGTCCGGCGGGGTTGATGGCGGCGGAAGCACTTTGCGGCGCGGGCCACAATGTGACGGTTTACGAGGCCATGCCCTCTTTCGGGCGCAAGCTTTTGTTTGCGGGGAAGTCCGGGCTCAATATTACCCATGCCGAGGATTATGCGCAATTTGCTACCCGGTTTAGCGCGTCCAGCGCGCGGTTGCGGCCAGCGCTGGACGGGTTTCGGCCCAATGATCTGATCGCCTGGGCCGGTGCGCTGGGTACCGAGACCTTTACCGGGTCGTCGGGACGGGTTTTTCCCAAGGCGATGAAAGCCTCCCCCCTGTTACGCGCCTGGTTGCGCCGGTTGGCGGATAGCGGCGTGACATTGTTGGCCCGGCACCGCTGGACCGGGCTGGAAGCCAACGCGCTGCATTTTGAAACACCGGATGGTGCGCTGACTGTTGCGTTTGATGCCGTGGTTTTGGCGCTGGGTGGCGCCAGCTGGCCCAAACTGGGCGCGACCGGCGACTGGGTGCCATTGTTGCGGCGGCATGATGTGCCTGTGGCTGATTTGCGCCCGGCCAATTGCGGGTTTGATGTGGATTGGAGCGCGGTTTTTGCCGCGCGGTTTGCCGGTCAACCGGTTAAATCGGTGACGGCCACGTCCGATGCCGGCACGTTATCGGGCGAGTTCGTTGTGAGTGGCGCTGGCGTCGAGGGCAGTCTGATTTATGCTCATGCTGCCGCGTTGCGGGACCGGATTGCGGCCGACGGCGAAGCGCGCTTGACGCTTGATCTGGCGCCGGGGCGCAGTTTTGAAAAACTTGCAGCCGGGTTGGCGCGGCAAAAGCCGAAGGAAAGCTTTACCTCCCGGTTGCGCAAAGGGGCCGGCCTTGAGGGGATCAAGGGCGCGCTGGTGCGTGAATGTGCGCCTGACGCCAATACACTGGCCCCGGATGCACTTGCGCGATTGATCAAGGCATTGCCGTTGACGCTGGCGCGCCCGCGCCCGCTGGCCGAGGCGATATCCTCTGCCGGGGGGATTGGCTGGGACGGGGTGGACGAGAATTATATGCTCACGGCCCTGCCCGGCGTGTTTGCCGCCGGGGAAATGCTGGACTGGGAAGCACCGACCGGCGGCTATCTGCTGACCGGATGCATGGCAACAGGGCTGGCGGCAGGACAGGGCGCGGCGCGCTGGCTGGCCAATAGCTAGTCGTTGCGCCGGTACTGGTAGATACCGACGTCAATCGTGCCCTCGGCAAAGCCTGCTTCGCAATAGCTGAGGTAATAAACCCATTTGCGGCGGAATTGTTCGTCATAGCCCAGGGGCTCGATCATCGACCAGCGCTCAAGGAAGCGCTCGCGCCAGAGGCGGAGCGTGCGGGCGTAGGACAGGCGGAACAATTCGGTGTTCTCCAGCGTGAGACCCACCCGATCGCCCTGCTCTTTCATCGCCTGCTTGGTGAGCAGCATGCCGCCGGGGAAAATGTAACGCTGGATGAAATCGGGACCGGCCTTGTAATGCTCGAAATCTTCTTCATTGATGGTGATGGCCTGAATGGCAGCGGTGCCGCCGGGCTTTAGCCTGTCACGCACGGTCTGGAAGTAAGTCGGCCAATGATCTTCGCCAACGGCTTCGATCATTTCGATGGAAACGACGTGATCGAACTGCCCCTTGGTATCGCGATAATCCTCGAAATGCAGTTTGGCGAACTTATCGAGCCCCTGTTTGGCCAGCCGCTCGGTTGCGAATTTGAGCTGCTCACGTGACAGGGTGATGCCGTAAAGATTGGCCTCGTAATCGCGGGCCACGGTTTCGGCCATACCGCCCCAGCCGCAGCCGATTTCCAGCACGGATGCGCCCTTGGTCACACCTGCCGCATCAGCGACGTGATGATATTTCTCAACCTGTGCCTGTTCCAAAGACTGATCGCCGGAGGTGAAAACCGCCGAGGAATAGGTCATTGAGGGGTCGAGCCACTGGCCATAGAAATCATTACCCAGGTCGTAGTGCTCGGAAATGTTCTCTTTGGACCCTTCCTTGGTGTTCTGGCGCGACAGATGGTAGGCCAGATCATGGGCGGCGCGTTTGAAAATGCCGGGATTGGCATCATCAAACATGTCGCGGTTTTGCAGGAAGAAGCGAAACAGGGCGGTCAGGTCCTCGACCTCGATATCGCCGCGCATATAGGCGGCGGCGAAGCCGACGGTGCCGCGGCGCATGCACTCGCGAATGACCTTGAAATTATTGAGTTTGAGAACGGTATGCTCACCTGTTGCCGGATTCCCGACGGTGCGGCTGCGCCCATTGGGCAAGGTGACTGTAACGGCACCATGCGAGGGCACAATCATGCGTGCGCCGATCTTTTCGACCAGCACAGACACAAAACGCATCCACAGGCTCGGTGAGCCCATGCTTTCCTGAACAGCACTTCCACTCATAACGCATACCTACCCCGACGCAGGGTCACCAAGTGTCAGTAGTCGCGCCGCCTTTCTGGCGGCAAGGCTGGCTTCCTCACGTCTGTATTCAGGGTCTCCCCGTGAGCATATGTCTAGTTTATCCGCACGATATGGATATGCAAGTCCCTGATTTGAAGAGGGGTTTGGGCACTGGATTTGAAAAAACTTAGGGTTGAGCTGCGTCAATCAGGCGAATTTGCACCTGCTCGCGGCCCTGCCAATGGTCGATGCCGATGGTGCCACAGACGTGCAAAGGCCTGTCATCGCGGGCATCGAGCAGCAATTGTCCAAGCGGCGTACCAGCTGCACGAAAGGCAATTCCCTTGAGACGCGCGCCATCGGCGGAGACCAGGGTAAAGCGAATATGGCCGCCCTTGCCCACCACATCGGCAAATTTCACCTTGTGGCCGGGAAAGGCGAAAATCGGGGTGGGATTGCCCGCGCCGAACGGGCCGGCCTTCTCGATGAGGTGCACGAAATCGACACTGGCACCGCGCGCCGTAATGGCCGCATCGACGGACAGTGAGACACGGGCGCGGGCTTTGGCAACATCCTCACTCAGAGCGTCGGTGAGGAAGGCCCGAAATGCGCTTATCTTGCCCGGCTCCACGGTAATGCCGGCTGCCATGGCGTGTCCCCCGCCTTTGGGCAGAATACCGGCATCCACGGCAGCGATGACCGCTGTTCCCAGATCGACGCCCGGCAAGGAACGGCCGGAGCCGGTGCCCTTGCCGTTTGGGGCAATGGCGATGGCAAAGGCCGGGCGATCAAACCTGTCCTTTAGCCGCGAGGCGACCAGACCGACGACACCGGGGTGCCAGTTTTCAGATGCAAGAACGAGGACAGGCGGGCCTTCGCCAGCACCAATTTCTGCCTCGGCGGTGGCGATAGCTTCTTCAACAGCTTCGATTTCGATGCGCTGACGCTCGGTATTGAGTTCGTCGAGCCGTGCGGCGATGGCCATGGTTTCTGCATCATCAC carries:
- a CDS encoding ABC transporter permease, coding for MRETGLILIILALFVAMSFASPYFLTWINMRAMVMAFAVEGIVVIGMTILLISGGIDLSVGSVTALAMVIAGLLFLNGVDPWVASAIAIAACAGIGATMGFFVTRVGLHHFIVSLAVMVIARGACLLGTGGRPLGLYTLPPEFKFIGQGAIGVVPVVIIIFVVVVVLFDFMLRRTTIFRKVFYTGSNEKAAAYSGIRTKRVVFMTTTLCSALCGVAGIIYMARFGSAQPTFGIGMELNVIAAAVIGGASLSGGTGTIFGAILGVILLSVVSSSLALLDVSVYWQDIIRGSILLAAVSIDHYLHKRQG
- a CDS encoding sugar ABC transporter ATP-binding protein, whose product is MTEDLILKISNLSKSFGPIHALRGVNFELRKGEIHAIAGENGAGKSTLMNVIDGILQPDSGEICFDGKSVRIASPAEAQKLGIGFVHQEIALCPDITVAENIFMATTNSSRAMLMDYPSLMRKAAGILQKLGDIDPAALVSTLPISKQQLVEIAKALTLDCRVLILDEPTAALTEREAQILFGIMRDLAGQGISIIYISHRMVEIFENCDRVSVFRDGQYITTKNVAETNSGEIVKSMVGRAIDSLYPDKQPLEERSDDVIFSVRGLTERKRFKDISFDLRRGEILGLAGLIGAGRSEIVKGVCKLEGSVTGDISLKGRKLDLKHYQDSVAEGIVYLSEDRKGDGIFLDMSIAANISALSLAQVASRAGIIDERKETGLAQKLGQELNLKCGHVGQPVSALSGGNQQKVALAKLLSVSPHIIFLDEPTRGVDVGAKTEIHRILRDLAKAGVGVVMISSELPELIGVCDRVIVIREGELSGEVTGSEMTEENIMYLASISEQSREAV
- a CDS encoding substrate-binding domain-containing protein; this translates as MKNVRVTRALAVTALLAAFAQPTAALAEGFKCEPGETYIMNVMVSSHPYWVPVYQGFKQAAEAMGCETVFSGTPDYDIAKQIASFEQDLVKAPAGILLHPMQADPFIEPINRAIESGVQISTFAADSPKSNRTAYITSDNLAEAKFAAEEIVKQLGDSAEYAVLENPGQSNHDLRVTALISYIEEHFPNMKLVGRQATNQDSNAAYRATASILQANPNLGALWIPEAGSAEGAVAAVLEAKADVLIMHADVTPATLEHIKAGNIHMALNPNQGIQGFMGFMATFMAAHSDMFDPFNDYKVSGYNPMQLPFVDNGFAVITKENADSFDLNKYMEGRDPQ
- a CDS encoding TIGR03862 family flavoprotein gives rise to the protein MTGFSAKEVAVIGGGPAGLMAAEALCGAGHNVTVYEAMPSFGRKLLFAGKSGLNITHAEDYAQFATRFSASSARLRPALDGFRPNDLIAWAGALGTETFTGSSGRVFPKAMKASPLLRAWLRRLADSGVTLLARHRWTGLEANALHFETPDGALTVAFDAVVLALGGASWPKLGATGDWVPLLRRHDVPVADLRPANCGFDVDWSAVFAARFAGQPVKSVTATSDAGTLSGEFVVSGAGVEGSLIYAHAAALRDRIAADGEARLTLDLAPGRSFEKLAAGLARQKPKESFTSRLRKGAGLEGIKGALVRECAPDANTLAPDALARLIKALPLTLARPRPLAEAISSAGGIGWDGVDENYMLTALPGVFAAGEMLDWEAPTGGYLLTGCMATGLAAGQGAARWLANS
- a CDS encoding SAM-dependent methyltransferase; protein product: MSGSAVQESMGSPSLWMRFVSVLVEKIGARMIVPSHGAVTVTLPNGRSRTVGNPATGEHTVLKLNNFKVIRECMRRGTVGFAAAYMRGDIEVEDLTALFRFFLQNRDMFDDANPGIFKRAAHDLAYHLSRQNTKEGSKENISEHYDLGNDFYGQWLDPSMTYSSAVFTSGDQSLEQAQVEKYHHVADAAGVTKGASVLEIGCGWGGMAETVARDYEANLYGITLSREQLKFATERLAKQGLDKFAKLHFEDYRDTKGQFDHVVSIEMIEAVGEDHWPTYFQTVRDRLKPGGTAAIQAITINEEDFEHYKAGPDFIQRYIFPGGMLLTKQAMKEQGDRVGLTLENTELFRLSYARTLRLWRERFLERWSMIEPLGYDEQFRRKWVYYLSYCEAGFAEGTIDVGIYQYRRND